A DNA window from Trypanosoma brucei brucei TREU927 chromosome 10, whole genome shotgun sequence contains the following coding sequences:
- a CDS encoding nucleosome assembly protein, putative → MPPKRKSAQHQRDDDDDMSSQWVEGNSTPFQKYFNTKYSSEFMGSLPERIRQRAQVLLYYHEKCERIRKDFEEKETALRRKYDEIYAPLLDKRKEIITGAHLPTDEEVRKGLPSEHEGKVSVTTDADVGKGLPGFWLRVLKHHVLSASMIRDHDEPVLMHLIDVRSGVVDGGYGSIAVAFVFEPNPFFQEETLILKLVQGDDGATVTRTPITWKPGKDVTVRTEKVKKSGKRGQGGKVKTITVPQPSFFNTFKENGGSGAATAHDDDDEDDEDEDEWTEQLLQVLHTSIIPSAVHHYTGEAPDGASDIDTDYDDDDDDDDDDDDDDDDDDDDDIPPQRGRRQQGGAFGRGSGKQSQQQPQQQCKHQ, encoded by the coding sequence ATGCCGCCGAAGCGAAAATCAGCTCAGCACCAACgggatgacgatgatgatatgTCGTCCCAGTGGGTGGAAGGTAACTCAACGCCCTTCCAAAAATACTTCAACACGAAGTACTCCTCCGAGTTCATGGGAAGCCTTCCCGAACGAATTCGTCAGCGCGCCCAGGTTCTCCTGTACTACCATGAGAAATGTGAGAGGATCCGGAAGGACtttgaggaaaaggaaacggcGCTGCGCCGCAAGTATGATGAGATTTACGCACCTCTGCTGGACAAGCGGAAGGAGATCATTACAGGTGCGCATCTGCCAACAGACGAAGAGGTAAGGAAAGGACTCCCTAGCGAGCACGAGGGGAAGGTAAGTGTTACCACTGATGCCGATGTGGGGAAAGGACTTCCTGGTTTCTGGCTGCGCGTGTTGAAGCACCATGTTCTTTCCGCTTCCATGATTCGAGATCACGATGAACCTGTTCTTATGCATTTAATAGACGTGCGCTCAGGCGTTGTGGACGGTGGTTATGGGAGTATTGCCGTTGCGTTTGTTTTCGAGCCGAACCCATTCTTCCAAGAGGAGACCCTAATTCTGAAGCTTGTCCAGGGGGACGACGGGGCGACTGTCACCCGTACCCCCATCACGTGGAAACCGGGGAAGGATGTAACGGTGAGGACGGAGAAGGTAAAGAAGTCAGGGAAACGTGGGCAAGGGGGGAAGGTAAAGACAATCACTGTTCCGCAGCCCTCGTTTTTCAACACTTTTAAGGAGAATGGTGGGTCGGGTGCCGCCACCGCtcacgatgatgatgatgaggatgatgaagatgaagatgagtgGACTGAACAGCTTCTTCAGGTGCTTCATACAAGCATCATTCCGTCCGCTGTCCACCACTACACCGGCGAAGCCCCGGATGGCGCTAGTGATATTGATACTGActacgatgatgatgatgacgacgatgacgatgacgatgacgacgatgatgatgatgacgacgatgacATACCTCCCCAGAGAGGCCGCAGACAGCAAGGCGGTGCTTTCGGCAGGGGAAGTGGCAAGCAAtcacagcagcaacctcaGCAACAATGCAAACACCAGTAA